One window of the Pseudarthrobacter sp. ATCC 49987 genome contains the following:
- a CDS encoding GNAT family N-acetyltransferase — translation MTLEPGSVDIIQLAWARRLGLDDGAFAAAAGERIARADESARAVQFVRLFGNSALVGPQWALDAAVGLSDGELAQHGTMLTITRDHGGHGLGAAALFFADDLPLQQPAEELTVSQGSPEAVELEAACPPDDVNEVGLSDLEHRFTIMHLEDGRRTPVACGAYTEWEGILAQMGVLVAPEWRRQGLGSLAASIAAHEALASGLTLQWRAEVSNKGSLAIARSLGFSAGGIQTSVLLG, via the coding sequence ATGACACTTGAGCCCGGTTCGGTCGATATCATCCAGCTCGCGTGGGCCCGCCGCCTGGGCCTCGACGACGGCGCGTTTGCGGCTGCCGCGGGCGAACGCATCGCACGTGCCGACGAGTCGGCCCGCGCCGTCCAGTTCGTCCGGCTGTTCGGCAATTCCGCCCTGGTGGGACCGCAATGGGCGCTCGACGCCGCCGTCGGGCTGTCCGACGGGGAACTGGCCCAGCACGGCACCATGTTGACCATCACACGGGACCACGGCGGCCACGGGCTCGGCGCCGCGGCGCTGTTCTTCGCGGACGACCTGCCCCTGCAGCAGCCCGCGGAGGAACTGACCGTCTCGCAGGGCAGCCCGGAAGCGGTCGAGCTGGAAGCCGCCTGCCCGCCGGATGACGTCAACGAAGTGGGCCTCTCGGACCTCGAGCACCGCTTCACCATCATGCACCTGGAGGACGGCCGCCGGACCCCGGTGGCCTGCGGCGCCTACACCGAGTGGGAGGGCATCCTGGCCCAGATGGGGGTGCTGGTCGCCCCGGAGTGGCGCCGCCAAGGACTGGGCTCATTGGCCGCCTCCATCGCGGCCCATGAGGCCCTCGCCTCCGGGCTGACGCTGCAGTGGCGTGCCGAGGTCAGCAACAAAGGCTCCCTGGCCATCGCCCGCAGTCTGGGTTTTTCCGCCGGCGGCATCCAGACCAGTGTGCTGCTGGGATGA